The Capra hircus breed San Clemente chromosome 25, ASM170441v1, whole genome shotgun sequence genome has a window encoding:
- the SSTR5 gene encoding somatostatin receptor type 5 has protein sequence MEPLFLASPLTVWNTSSAVPSGSGDENGTLAGPGPSPGARAVVVPVLYLLVCAVGLGGNALVIYVVLRHAKMKTVTNIYILNLAVADVLLMLGLPFVATQNAISYWPFGPVLCRLVMTLDGINQFTSIFCLTVMSVDRYLAVVHPIRSARWRRPRVAKLASAAVWAFSLVMSLPLVVFADIQEGWNTCNLSWPEPVGLWGAVFIIYTSVLGFFGPLLVICLCYVLIVVKLKASGVRVGSTRRRSERKVTRMVVVVVLVFAGCWLPFFIVNIVNLAFALPEEPASAGAYFFVVVLSYANSCANPLLYGFLSDNFRQSFRKVLCLRKGYGAGAEDADATEPRPGPSSRLQEATIPMRSCKANGLMQTSKL, from the coding sequence ATGGAGCCTCTGTTCCTGGCCTCCCCGCTGACCGTCTGGAACACCTCCTCGGCGGTACCCAGCGGCAGCGGCGATGAGAACGGGACGCTGGCGGGGCCGGGGCCCTCACCAGGCGCCCGGGCGGTGGTGGTACCGGTGCTCTACCTGTTGGTGTGCGCGGTGGGGCTCGGCGGCAATGCGCTGGTCATCTATGTGGTCCTGCGCCACGCCAAGATGAAGACGGTCACCAACATCTACATCCTCAACCTGGCCGTGGCTGACGTGCTGCTCATGCTGGGGCTGCCCTTCGTGGCCACGCAAAACGCCATCTCCTACTGGCCCTTCGGCCCCGTGCTGTGCCGCCTGGTCATGACGCTGGACGGCATCAACCAGTTCACCAGCATCTTCTGCCTGACGGTCATGAGCGTGGATCGCTACCTGGCCGTGGTCCACCCCATCCGCTCCGCCCGCTGGCGCCGCCCCCGGGTGGCCAAGCTGGCCAGTGCTGCAGTCTGGGCCTTCTCGCTGGTCATGTCGCTGCCGCTGGTGGTGTTTGCCGACATCCAGGAGGGCTGGAACACCTGCAACCTCAGCTGGCCGGAGCCCGTGGGGCTGTGGGGGGCCGTGTTCATCATCTACACGTCCGTGCTGGGCTTCTTCGGGCCGCTGCTGGTCATCTGCCTGTGCTACGTGCTCATCGTGGTGAAGCTGAAGGCGTCCGGCGTGCGCGTGGGCTCCACGCGGCGGCGCTCGGAGCGGAAGGTGACccgcatggtggtggtggtggtgctggtgttTGCGGGCTGCTGGCTGCCCTTCTTCATCGTCAACATCGTCAACCTGGCCTTTGCGCTGCCCGAGGAGCCCGCCTCTGCCGGCGCCTACTTCTTCGTGGTTGTGCTGTCCTATGCCAACAGCTGTGCCAACCCCCTGCTCTATGGCTTCCTCTCCGACAACTTCCGCCAGAGCTTCCGGAAGGTTCTGTGCCTCCGCAAAGGCTACGGTGCCGGCGCCGAGGATGCGGATGCCACGGAGCCACGGCCGGGCCCTAGCAGCCGGCTGCAGGAGGCCACGATACCCATGCGCAGCTGCAAGGCCAACGGGCTCATGCAGACCAGCAAACTGTGA
- the C1QTNF8 gene encoding complement C1q tumor necrosis factor-related protein 8 → MVAPALLLLLALPAGAWHGLGLPRRPCVQCCRPAWPPAAPGPGAHVSDGDMWAGLPRLRPTIDISILKGEKGEVGVRGRSGRSGKEGPPGSRGLRGRKGQKGQAGLPGAQCPRTYAAFSVGRSEGLHSADALQAVTFDTELVNLDGAFDLASGRFLCTAPGVYFLSLNVHTWNYKETYLHIMRNAHAAAVLYAQPSERSVMQAQSLLLPLAAGDAVWVRMFQRDRDNAIFGEHGDLYITFSGHLVKPDAEL, encoded by the exons ATGGTGGCCCCTGCCCTCCTGCTGCTCCTGGCGCTGCCTGCTGGGGCCTGGCATGGCCTGGGGCTGCCTCGCCGGCCGTGTGTGCAGTGCTGCCGTCCAGCCtggccccccgccgcccccggccCAGGTGCCCATGTGAGCGACGGGGACATGTGGGCGGGGCTGCCCCGCCTGAGGCCCACTATTGACATCTCGATTCTCAAAG GTGAGAAGGGCGAGGTGGGGGTCAGAGGTCGCTCTGGCAGGAGCGGGAAGGAGGGCCCGCCCGGCTCCCGGGGCCTCCGCGGCCGCAAGGGCCAGAAGGGGCAGGCGGGGCTGCCGGGCGCACAGTGCCCGCGCACCTACGCGGCCTTCTCGGTGGGCCGGAGTGAGGGGCTGCACAGCGCCGACGCCCTCCAGGCGGTGACCTTCGACACGGAGCTGGTCAACTTGGACGGCGCCTTCGACCTGGCCTCCGGCCGCTTCCTCTGCACCGCGCCCGGCGTCTATTTCCTGAGCCTCAACGTGCATACCTGGAACTACAAGGAGACCTATCTGCACATCATGCGCAACGCGCACGCGGCCGCCGTGCTGTACGCGCAGCCCAGCGAGCGCAGCGTGATGCAGGCGCAGAGCCTGCTGCTGCCGCTGGCCGCGGGCGACGCCGTCTGGGTGCGCATGTTCCAGCGCGACCGCGACAACGCCATCTTCGGCGAGCACGGCGACCTCTACATCACCTTCAGCGGCCACCTGGTCAAGCCGGACGCCGAGCTCTGA
- the LOC102177295 gene encoding tektin-4 — protein sequence MAQTDILLTKEPAPQTVPACQLPRKLYDVARNTGAHTSSGLATSGFRTAKYLLDEWFQNCYARYHQAFADRDQSERQRHESQQLAAETEALAQRTQQDSTRKVGGRLQDTHGWKSELQRQVEELVSETEQLLAQKQRLERALDATAGPFSIVTDNLQCRDRRQHPDLVRDCVEIELLKEAELIRNIQELLKRTIMQAVSQIRLNREHKETCETDWSDKVEAYNIDEACCRYSSQSTDVQFYPHSATFEESASTPETWAKFTQEHLYRAERERLASVNLRNLIDCILQDTSEDLRLQCDAVNLAFGRRCEELEDARHKLEHHLRKTLREITDQEHNVAALKQAIKDKEAPLKVAQTRLYQRSHRPNVELCRDAAQFRLVSEVEELNLSLAALKEKLLEAEQSLRNLEDTRMSLEKDIAVKTNSLFIDRHKCMAHRAHYPTVLQLAGYQ from the exons ATGGCACAGACGGACATACTCCTGACCAAGGAGCCCGCCCCACAGACGGTGCCAGCATGCCAGCTGCCCCGCAAGCTGTACGATGTGGCCCGAAACACGGGCGCCCACACATCCTCGGGCCTGGCCACCTCCGGCTTCCGCACGGCCAAGTACCTACTGGACGAGTGGTTCCAGAACTGCTATGCCCGCTACCACCAGGCCTTCGCCGATCGCGACCAGTCGGAGCGGCAGCGCCACGAGAGCCAGCAGCTGGCGGCGGAGACCGAGGCGCTGGCACAGCGCACACAGCAAGACTCCACGAGGAAGGTGGGCGGGCGCCTGCAAGACACGCACGGCTGGAAGTCGGAGCTGCAGCGCCAGGTGGAGGAGCTGGTCTCCGAGACCGAGCAGCTGCTGGCCCAGAAGCAGCGGCTGGAGCGCGCCCTGGACGCCACGGCCGGGCCCTTCTCCATCGTCACCGACAACCTGCAGTGCCGCGATCGCCGCCAGCACCCCGACCTTGTGCGCGACTGTGTGGAGATCGAGCTGCTGAAG GAGGCCGAGCTCATCCGGAACATTCAGGAGCTCCTGAAAAGGACCATCATGCAGGCTGTGAGCCAGATTCG GCTGAACCGGGAGCACAAGGAAACCTGCGAGACGGACTGGTCCGACAAGGTGGAGGCCTACAACATCGACGAGGCCTGCTGCCGCTACAGCAGCCAGAGCACCGACGTGCAGTTCTACCCGCACTCGGCCACGTTCGAGGAGAG TGCCTCCACGCCCGAGACGTGGGCCAAGTTCACCCAGGAACACCTGTACCGCGCTGAGCGCGAGCGCCTGGCCTCAGTCAACCTGCGGAACCTCATCGACTGCATACTGCAGGACACGTCCGAGGACCTGCGGCTGCAGTGCGACGCCGTGAACCTGGCCTTCGGGCGGCGGTGCGAGGAGCTGGAGGACGCGCGCCACAAGCTAGAGCACCACCTGCGCAAG ACGCTGCGGGAGATCACGGACCAGGAGCACAACGTCGCGGCGTTGAAGCAGGCCATCAAAGACAAGGAGGCACCTCTGAAGGTGGCCCAGACTCGCCTGTACCAGCGCTCCCACCGGCCCAACGTGGAGCTGTGCAGAGACGCTGCCCAGTTCAG GCTGGTGAGCGAGGTGGAGGAGCTGAACCTGTCCCTGGCAGCGCTGAAGGAGAAGCTTCTGGAAGCGGAGCAGTCTCTGCGCAACCTGGAGGACACGCGCATGAGCCTGGAGAAGGACATCGCGGTCAAGACCAACAGCCTCTTCATCGACCGCCACAAGTGCATGGCCCACCGTGCCCACTACCCCACCGTGCTGCAGCTGGCCGGCTACCAGTGA